CCGCAGCCGACCGCgggtccagcgccgcgttACCACCCTGgctcggcctggcctggcccgcACTGCTCGACGGATGGGGACCCTCTCGCCAacacaaaaaaaaaaaaaaaaagtccGCTGCGAAAATGGCTCACAGCTCGCTTCGGCCCGCGCAGTGTGCACAACGCTTGGCCGGCAGACACTCATCTTCATGCAGTACGaacatacgtacgtacaatACGTAGTGGCACTTCGTAGTAACGGGctccctcgtcaccgccatcTGGGCCTTGCGCGCCCGATTCCGCCTGCACTccgccgcgcacgcgcaAAGTCATTGTGCCGCATGTCTCGCCCCATCATAGCTCCTCGGGTACTACTAACCCGTACGTGGTACGGTACGAACGTATGTACAAGTACGGACAGCCACACCCGCAAGGGTTGCATGTGGTCTCATGTGCCAGCTGGCGGATCTGATAAGCTCCGgatccaccaccaccaccgccaccaaccAACCCCCTCATGCCCTCCCATCCTCGAAAAGTGGACAAAGATGTTTGCAACGCCTTATTGCGGCATAAGCGAGGGTCTGAAGTAAGCTCACAACCGTTGGCGGGgcccccctcttcccccgcCGTTCTGCTTCTCTGTCCCTTTATCATTACCGTatcgtacaaagtacgtagGCACAGTCTGCAGTAGGACTCCGCTGCCGGACTCGATACCTATTCTATTCCCtgtccgtcgtcgcgcccccCGGCAAAAGGACTTGCTCCCGAATCCCAAACCCCTTGCCTAGGTCCTCATCCGACGGTTCCCGCCGTTGATGAGCTGTAGAAATACTTGTACTGGGTATCGTAGGGGTCCTTTGTCTGCGTGTATGTGTCTGTATATTGGGGCTCGCTCGGTCTCTGAGATTGTGCCCAGACGGAAGACGCGTGTGTCTCTCCGGGCATCAGCGTCTCATCGACGTGTCCAGAAAGGTCGCATGtatgtcgtcgtccttgctacccgccgctgccatcctCGGCCGGGCGTGCCCACGGCGCACAGCTCCGCGTGTCCTGGTACCGCCGCCACTGTCCATCAGCGCTACCCGACCCAGCAGTGGTGGTGctactagtagtagcagtaaTATCCCTACCCCCTCGGTGGTGCTCGCCTCCTACTGCGCCCGACCCTCGCTTCTcccccagcggcagcgggtTTTCCCTTTTCTGCAACGTTCCCCAAAGTCCtgtcgcggccgacgagcatTGCATACTATTCCCATCACCCAGCCTCGCCTCTCTAtagctgttgctgctgctgctgccgccgccgctcacaCCCCGTCGACTGTTTGGGATCCGCCTTCACGGGTCCGTAGACGGAACTTCGTCGCAGCTGCTGCCACCCCTTTTCGTCAGGGTTTCAAGATGGGTTCCGTTCCGGACGCAAACGCGCCCACCGTCAAGGTGTTCATCGCCGGCGGGTCCTACTGTGGCTTGTCTGCGGCCGCCAACttgctcgacctcggccagggcctcTCCCCGCGCATGGCCCAAGAGGCCTATGTCCACCACGCCGACCTGCCGCGCGTCAACTGGGACATAACCATTGCCGATGAGAGGGACGGCTTCTGTAAGACATCGTCACTACCTGGACAATTGCGTCTGTTGTAACCCTGACTCCGCGCTCTGACCTTGACTTCTACACAAGTCCACCTGATCGGGTCGCCTCTGGCTCTCGCAGACTCAGACTACGCAAACAAGGCCTGGGTCAAGTTCCAGGACCTGGTCGGCCTGCAGGATCCCCAGATTAAGTTTGTCAACGGGGCCGTGACCAGCGTCGACtgcgaggccaagaaggctACCACAGTTGACAACGTCACCAAGGAGGCCACCACGCACGAGTACGACTACTTCGTGGCTGCGACCGGCCTGAGGCGGGTGTGGCCCGTCGTCCCCCAGTCCCTCACCCGCAAGCAATacctcctcgaggtcgaagagCACATACACGCCGTCACCAACGCCCAGCATGGCgtggtggtcgtcggcggcggtgccgtggGCATCGAAATGGCCGCGGAGCTCAAGCTGGTGCAGCCTGACTTGAAGGTCACCCTCGTGCATTCGCGGGACAAGCTCCTGTCCTCGGAGGGCCTGTCGGACGAATGCAAGgacaaggccctcgagctcgtccgcgAGGCCAACGTGGACGTGCTGATGGGTCACCGCCTCAAGAGCACTAACAAGGTCGAGACCCTTGACGGGTCGACCAAGTACGAGGTGGAGTTTACAAACGGGCACAAGATGTATGCCAGCCaggtcatcatggccgtctcCAAGAGCGTCACGACTTCGTCGTACCTGCCGCCCTCGGCTGTCGACGAAGAGGGCTACGTGAAGATTGAAACCAGGTGAGCTTCCTTTTaatttttatttatttttttAACACCTCTCTTCCATTTTTGCTCACACACCTTCCCCTCTGCAGTCTGCGCTTTGAGCCGGGCACGCCCAACCACGAGTACCACTTCTGTTCCGGCGACCTGGCCAGGTTCACGGGCATCAAGCGCTGCGGCGCAGCCATGCACGGCGGGCACTACGTCGCCCAGAACATCCACAAGAGCATCCTGAAGGAGAGGTGCGGCCAGGAGCCCGCCTTCATGGAGTTCCGTCTGGAGATTCCGCCCATGATCGGCCTCGCGGTCGGCAAGAAGGCGGTCGCGTCCGGGCCGGAGGGGACCGTCTTTGGCGAAGACGTGATGCAGTCGTACTTTAGAGACGACCTGGGTTTCACGAGTAAGTCACCGGCACCGTCCCAAGTGATCATTTGTAGCCCATTCGTCTGTCGGGTGTTGCTAACGGTAACGCGCGCACGAAAAGTCTGCTGGGACTGGATTGGCCTGGGGGGCCGCAAGCAGGAGAACCTGACGGCTTGATGATGATTCTAAGAGAGCGCGAGCCTAGAGGTATGAGGCATATTGGAAACGGTAGAAAATTTGGCGTTATTGGATCATGGGAGTTGATTTTTACAGCTATGACACCGCAATAGCGTGTCAAGAACATCGGGAGCAATTATCCACATCATCCTCAGCGTTGGAACTGTGAATGTCTTGTGAACCCCCCTTATCATAGCACCATTGAGTGCAAGCTTGTCAAGAGGTTGTCGCGTTTGCTCTGCGGGGGTTGTTACGCGGGGCCGCTGTATGCCCTGCCGTGCGACCCGGACCTGTGACAAGGTGAGTTTCGAGGGATCATGGTGCGCGTGCATTTAGTCTGGCGTAAGGTGGTCTTGACAGTTGTTTGGACACGGTTACTCACGGTGATCAGTAGTGTTCAGAAAGGGGATGAAAAGGCTTTGTTCATGACGCGTGTGCAATTGAAGCATCAATGCGCTCTACGTGATTATGCTTCTAAATCCAAGATTCGCCATGCTTGCTTCTCATCAAAGTCATGATTAAATATGCTTCCCATCATTCAAATCACGTTGCCTCTCACTTGCTTCATGCTCTTGACATTGATGTCACGCCACATGGCCACCGCTACGAGCGCGATGATCAGGACCGACGTCCCCCCTAGGAGCATCATTctctggccgtcgccgtacGCCCTTTGGATGGCGATCCGTGCCGGCGACCCAACAGGATACGACAGCTGGACGTCGAGCCGTCCGTAAATCTTGTCCAGGTTCCCGAGCTCCGACGCGGGGAGGTACTCGCGCAGCTTCCTCGGGAACACGGCCTGCCagatggccgcggcgacagTCAGGccaatggcggcgccgagggcggcgaacATGGACTCaacggcgagcacgacggcgacgaactggtgcgaggcggcggcggccatgacggccgtCTGCTCGCagatgacgatggtgccgccggccacggcgatgagggcCTGGCACATGACCAGCCACCCGACGTGGACGTTTGGCTGGCGGAACCTGATCATCAGGCCGACTCCCACGATGAGGAGCGGGACGCCGACGTACAGGGCGAGCCACTTGAAGCGCCCCGTCTTGCGGATCagcagcccgacgacgagagcccaGAGGCACGTGCCGACGCTGTAGACTTGCCCTACGTAGCTCGCCTGCGTGACGGAGAGGCCGTTGACGACTTGCAGGAACGAGTTGAAGTAGGAATCCCAGATGTAGTAGCTGGTAAAGCTGACACAGGCGAGGATGCAG
Above is a genomic segment from Purpureocillium takamizusanense chromosome 2, complete sequence containing:
- a CDS encoding uncharacterized protein (EggNog:ENOG503NU5W~antiSMASH:Cluster_2.6~COG:C) produces the protein MSSSLLPAAAILGRACPRRTAPRVLVPPPLSISATRPSSGGATSSSSNIPTPSVVLASYCARPSLLPQRQRVFPFLQRSPKSCRGRRALHTIPITQPRLSIAVAAAAAAAAHTPSTVWDPPSRVRRRNFVAAAATPFRQGFKMGSVPDANAPTVKVFIAGGSYCGLSAAANLLDLGQGLSPRMAQEAYVHHADLPRVNWDITIADERDGFFHLIGSPLALADSDYANKAWVKFQDLVGLQDPQIKFVNGAVTSVDCEAKKATTVDNVTKEATTHEYDYFVAATGLRRVWPVVPQSLTRKQYLLEVEEHIHAVTNAQHGVVVVGGGAVGIEMAAELKLVQPDLKVTLVHSRDKLLSSEGLSDECKDKALELVREANVDVLMGHRLKSTNKVETLDGSTKYEVEFTNGHKMYASQVIMAVSKSVTTSSYLPPSAVDEEGYVKIETSLRFEPGTPNHEYHFCSGDLARFTGIKRCGAAMHGGHYVAQNIHKSILKERCGQEPAFMEFRLEIPPMIGLAVGKKAVASGPEGTVFGEDVMQSYFRDDLGFTICWDWIGLGGRKQENLTA